From a single Agrobacterium tumefaciens genomic region:
- a CDS encoding L,D-transpeptidase family protein: protein MVRPAPSKNSRAIVQLGHLTFPAAIGRNGRTAIKREGDGKSPISLTRLLYGFYRGDRNTGITTTLPMQRTRGSMLWCDDPRNANYNRLVKAPFSPSHEEMMRKDGLYDVCLVLDWNITSRSRNRGSAIFMHLIRPGYEPTAGCVALHPTDMRRILPHMRKGTKIRIL, encoded by the coding sequence ATGGTTCGGCCGGCTCCGTCAAAAAACAGCCGTGCCATCGTCCAGCTAGGGCACCTTACCTTTCCCGCCGCAATCGGACGCAATGGCCGCACCGCGATAAAACGCGAGGGAGACGGCAAATCACCCATTTCCCTTACCCGCCTGCTGTACGGATTTTATCGCGGCGACCGCAATACCGGCATCACCACAACATTGCCGATGCAGCGGACGCGCGGGTCCATGCTGTGGTGCGACGACCCCCGTAACGCCAATTACAACAGGCTGGTCAAAGCGCCGTTTTCGCCAAGCCATGAGGAAATGATGCGCAAGGATGGTCTCTACGACGTTTGCCTGGTGCTTGACTGGAACATCACCTCGAGAAGTCGCAACCGCGGCTCGGCGATCTTCATGCATTTGATCCGCCCGGGATATGAGCCGACCGCTGGCTGCGTCGCCCTGCACCCCACAGATATGCGGCGCATTCTGCCGCATATGCGCAAGGGTACGAAAATTCGCATCCTGTGA